One stretch of Bacillus spongiae DNA includes these proteins:
- a CDS encoding dihydrofolate reductase, with translation MISYIWAMDEQRLIGNQNAMPWHLPNDLANFKKTTLGSPIVMGRKTYDSLGRPLPGRDNIVLTRKNDFQVDGVKVFHSIQAVIDYANEQTSEVFVIGGAEIFVMLQDYVSKLYVTEIHKTFEGDTYFPEWDWSQWTVKSSIEGTVNEKNKYPHTFLIYERIEK, from the coding sequence ATGATTTCATATATATGGGCAATGGATGAACAACGATTGATTGGAAACCAAAATGCGATGCCATGGCACTTACCTAATGATTTGGCTAACTTTAAAAAGACAACATTAGGTTCTCCCATTGTCATGGGGAGAAAAACCTATGATTCTTTGGGCAGACCATTACCTGGAAGAGATAATATCGTATTAACGAGAAAAAATGATTTCCAAGTGGATGGAGTTAAGGTTTTTCATTCAATACAAGCGGTTATAGATTACGCAAATGAACAGACGAGTGAGGTTTTCGTTATTGGTGGAGCTGAGATTTTTGTCATGCTACAAGACTATGTTTCAAAGTTATATGTGACGGAAATACATAAAACTTTTGAAGGCGACACTTATTTCCCTGAATGGGATTGGTCTCAATGGACCGTGAAATCCTCTATAGAAGGAACAGTAAATGAAAAGAACAAATACCCTCACACCTTTCTTATTTATGAAAGAATTGAGAAATAA
- a CDS encoding ABC transporter ATP-binding protein: MEILKAVNLDKIYGDSNREDTTTALSQVSLAITKGEFIAIMGPSGSGKTTLLNLLSGIDKPTSGKVIIMEKEISEMSVDELALYRRKQLGFVFQDFNLLDSLTVKENMILPMVLEKKNVSEMEEKAHYLADLFEIEPILNKYPYHISGGQQQRTAVSRALVNDPSIIFADEPTGNLDSKATTAIMECFERVVEELSATVLLVTHDVFAASYCRKVVFIKDGSIHSQIVRKGNRKEFLNQIMDNLAILGGRTDVF, from the coding sequence ATGGAAATATTGAAAGCGGTAAATCTTGATAAAATATATGGAGATTCAAATAGAGAAGACACCACGACAGCATTGAGTCAAGTAAGCCTTGCAATCACTAAGGGCGAGTTTATAGCAATTATGGGCCCATCTGGGAGCGGTAAAACAACCTTGCTTAATTTATTGAGCGGAATTGATAAGCCGACTTCAGGTAAAGTGATCATCATGGAAAAAGAGATTAGTGAGATGTCAGTTGATGAATTAGCGCTGTATCGTCGAAAGCAATTAGGTTTTGTATTTCAGGACTTTAACCTTTTGGATAGTTTGACTGTAAAAGAAAACATGATTCTACCAATGGTGTTGGAAAAGAAAAATGTATCAGAGATGGAAGAAAAAGCTCATTACCTTGCCGATCTTTTCGAAATTGAACCTATTCTGAATAAATACCCTTATCATATATCTGGTGGACAGCAGCAACGAACGGCTGTTAGTCGAGCGTTAGTAAATGACCCTAGTATTATTTTCGCTGATGAACCGACAGGGAATTTGGATTCAAAAGCAACAACTGCCATAATGGAGTGCTTTGAAAGAGTAGTTGAGGAACTTTCGGCAACAGTCCTTCTTGTTACCCATGATGTATTTGCAGCAAGTTATTGCAGGAAAGTTGTCTTTATAAAAGATGGCTCTATTCATTCACAGATTGTGAGGAAAGGAAATAGAAAAGAATTTTTAAATCAAATTATGGATAACCTCGCTATCTTGGGAGGAAGAACGGATGTCTTTTAA
- a CDS encoding ABC transporter permease → MSFNQIVLKMAKAHYKKYLFYYLCNSFAVMFFFIFSTVYFNQQVVQVKKTESIQYVLTVPGVALIVFTVFFISYAHSNFIKRRKSEFGLLMTLGMSNRDIGKMLLLENGIIAFASLVSGILVGSIFSRLFFLLLIHSVGIQGISFHLNSQMFLYTIMIFLVVFIIAVGRSLFVVLKRNVVVSLKSDKAAELIKLKSPLMGGIGVAIVICSILGLYYTYSDPIIGGEFLLFWTIVTLIGLYMTIYQFTSFFIEIAKKNQSYYYRRILFLTSLDYKFKQLTSILMLVTVMIMVTILYSTINLFTYMSAEKEAIKGNPYDLAFLQTENKNNLHKEELYSIVDQKDNPMQKHLVIPIYSYYQNQAYSSWTNDYHFMSLDQFNKLTSSKWDLKGEEFLYYINDDPNNTDGDENYPINGFPLIDGNPTYTLKEIIVEKNINFVSNLHDFFIVDNSQYEQLKNTLDGFDSNLHFINVENWEETTDVVEKLAGKFSSSNEKSPPLTDLRVENTSEQFLFQISSKVGDYNRNKSSNGILFFVTTILSVIFFFGSFILLYLNLFSNVEKEKEKYKKLNNIGITSKEIKNIISKEITTIYFIPTIVGTTLAFLYLVAMATDIGGVMDNPELLLHFFIVAGVYHIIQIGFYLYSRKKMFFNLLSKGGSN, encoded by the coding sequence ATGTCTTTTAATCAAATCGTTTTGAAAATGGCAAAGGCTCATTACAAAAAGTATCTTTTTTACTATTTATGCAATAGTTTTGCCGTGATGTTTTTCTTTATATTTTCGACCGTATATTTTAACCAGCAAGTTGTTCAGGTGAAAAAGACGGAGTCAATCCAATATGTATTAACAGTTCCGGGTGTTGCCTTAATTGTATTTACCGTATTTTTTATTAGTTATGCCCACAGCAATTTTATTAAACGAAGGAAAAGTGAGTTTGGACTTCTTATGACTTTAGGGATGTCTAATCGTGACATAGGAAAAATGTTATTGTTGGAGAATGGCATAATTGCCTTTGCATCTCTAGTTTCTGGTATTCTTGTAGGAAGTATCTTTTCGCGACTTTTCTTCTTACTCTTAATACATAGTGTTGGAATACAAGGAATTTCATTTCATCTAAATAGCCAAATGTTCCTCTATACGATAATGATATTCTTAGTTGTTTTTATCATTGCAGTTGGGAGATCACTCTTCGTCGTACTCAAAAGAAATGTTGTTGTAAGTTTAAAAAGCGACAAGGCTGCAGAATTAATCAAGTTGAAGAGTCCACTAATGGGTGGAATAGGAGTAGCCATTGTTATCTGCTCTATTTTAGGTCTATATTATACGTATTCAGATCCGATTATCGGTGGGGAATTCCTACTATTTTGGACAATCGTGACATTGATAGGGTTGTACATGACCATTTATCAGTTTACTAGTTTCTTCATTGAAATCGCTAAAAAGAACCAATCCTACTATTACCGCAGAATCCTGTTTCTAACTAGTCTGGATTATAAATTCAAACAGCTGACATCCATTCTTATGCTCGTCACTGTGATGATAATGGTGACTATTTTGTATAGCACGATAAATTTATTTACATATATGTCTGCTGAAAAGGAAGCAATTAAAGGAAATCCTTATGATCTTGCCTTTTTGCAGACAGAAAATAAAAATAACTTACATAAAGAAGAGCTTTATTCAATTGTTGACCAAAAGGATAACCCCATGCAAAAACATCTGGTGATCCCAATCTATTCCTACTATCAAAATCAAGCGTATAGTAGCTGGACGAATGACTATCATTTTATGTCACTAGATCAATTTAATAAGTTAACTTCCAGTAAGTGGGACCTGAAGGGTGAGGAATTTCTATATTATATTAATGATGATCCCAATAACACGGATGGAGATGAAAATTACCCGATTAATGGCTTTCCACTCATTGATGGTAATCCAACTTATACACTAAAGGAAATAATTGTTGAGAAAAATATTAATTTCGTAAGCAATTTACATGATTTTTTTATTGTAGATAATTCTCAATACGAGCAACTAAAAAATACCTTAGATGGCTTTGATTCAAATCTTCATTTTATTAATGTTGAAAATTGGGAAGAGACCACCGATGTTGTCGAAAAACTAGCTGGAAAATTTAGTAGCTCTAATGAAAAATCCCCGCCACTTACTGATCTTCGTGTTGAGAACACGTCTGAACAATTCTTATTTCAAATTTCATCAAAAGTTGGTGATTATAATCGTAATAAAAGTTCTAATGGGATATTGTTTTTTGTAACAACTATATTAAGTGTTATTTTTTTCTTCGGCTCGTTTATCCTCTTATATTTGAACCTTTTCTCTAATGTTGAGAAGGAAAAGGAGAAATATAAAAAATTGAATAATATAGGAATTACCTCTAAGGAAATCAAGAACATTATTTCAAAGGAAATAACAACCATATACTTTATTCCGACCATTGTTGGAACGACTTTAGCTTTCCTTTATTTAGTTGCGATGGCAACGGACATTGGAGGGGTTATGGACAATCCTGAGTTACTATTACACTTCTTCATAGTAGCAGGTGTTTACCATATAATCCAAATTGGGTTTTATTTATATTCTCGAAAGAAAATGTTTTTTAATTTACTAAGTAAGGGTGGAAGTAATTGA
- a CDS encoding sigma-70 family RNA polymerase sigma factor codes for MIQLVKKAQKRDERAFLKLFKKYEEDIYRMAFVYVKNENDALDVVQEVAYRAFNKIDTLKNPEYLKTWLMKITITCSINITQKNKKMVYLKPEYHEQIGIEDEDVPLSITLQEFLDKLTDLERSIVMLKYYEEYTFKEISELVNLPLGTVKSVLYRTIHKLRKEFKEADFHE; via the coding sequence ATGATTCAATTAGTAAAAAAAGCCCAAAAGAGAGATGAACGAGCTTTTTTAAAACTTTTTAAGAAATATGAAGAGGATATTTATCGGATGGCTTTTGTGTATGTGAAAAATGAAAATGATGCATTAGATGTCGTTCAGGAAGTAGCATATCGTGCGTTCAACAAAATTGATACATTAAAAAATCCAGAGTATTTAAAAACATGGTTAATGAAAATTACCATTACTTGTTCAATTAACATAACTCAAAAGAATAAAAAAATGGTTTATTTGAAGCCAGAGTATCATGAACAGATTGGCATTGAGGACGAAGATGTGCCTCTATCGATTACATTGCAAGAGTTTCTAGATAAGTTGACTGATCTTGAGAGAAGTATCGTGATGTTAAAGTATTATGAAGAGTATACTTTTAAGGAAATATCCGAGTTAGTAAATTTACCTTTAGGAACAGTGAAATCAGTGCTATATCGTACGATCCATAAACTTCGAAAGGAATTTAAGGAGGCAGATTTTCATGAATAA
- a CDS encoding DUF4179 domain-containing protein yields the protein MNNFKREVEKIKIPKALHDRVKLGVKQSKKELGGNRIMFKRLSITAAACLLAFSAITFTPVGAAIKEAYNKIFVSKYIDDPGLKDALKDGHGQAISQTYYDKQNDITIHFESVMTDNSETKLLITYESDTTDLENYYIDIFEGTSKIYLISEDGERKELDNVGWGSRHYNKEENRVAKALSIDSIKKHEGENIRLEIEDITIWDNNGMGEIKTVWPVEFNLDKSYITDSEIVELNKKFTFENETYTIERVEFSELETRLEIKGSDMFYTDDEGNKVPMKSKLELQFLNARQINPGSGYHVAEGKSGVFLNASGERIDPNFSKGEVERELGEFIMVFAPIKDRSNVVLEVGEGIEVPLIDKE from the coding sequence ATGAATAACTTTAAAAGAGAAGTAGAAAAAATAAAGATTCCAAAAGCTTTACACGATCGAGTAAAGCTTGGTGTTAAACAGTCGAAAAAAGAGCTTGGAGGCAACCGTATAATGTTTAAAAGACTTTCAATCACCGCCGCAGCCTGTTTGCTCGCCTTCTCGGCAATAACCTTTACTCCCGTAGGAGCAGCGATTAAAGAGGCATATAATAAAATCTTTGTAAGTAAATACATTGATGATCCAGGCTTAAAAGATGCTTTAAAGGATGGGCATGGACAAGCTATTAGTCAAACATACTATGACAAACAAAATGATATTACCATTCATTTTGAAAGTGTTATGACTGATAATTCTGAGACGAAACTGTTAATAACCTATGAAAGTGATACGACAGACTTAGAAAACTACTATATAGATATTTTTGAAGGTACCAGTAAAATTTATTTAATTTCAGAAGATGGAGAAAGGAAAGAGCTCGATAATGTTGGTTGGGGAAGCAGGCATTACAATAAAGAAGAAAATAGAGTAGCAAAAGCACTATCAATTGATTCAATCAAAAAACATGAAGGAGAAAATATTCGCTTAGAAATTGAAGACATCACAATTTGGGATAATAATGGGATGGGTGAAATTAAGACGGTATGGCCAGTCGAATTTAACTTGGACAAATCTTATATCACAGATAGTGAAATTGTTGAATTAAATAAAAAATTCACATTTGAAAATGAAACATACACTATTGAAAGAGTAGAATTTTCTGAGCTCGAAACAAGGCTTGAGATTAAAGGCTCAGACATGTTCTATACCGATGATGAAGGAAATAAAGTACCAATGAAGAGTAAGCTAGAGCTTCAATTCTTAAATGCCAGACAAATTAATCCAGGCTCTGGCTATCACGTTGCGGAAGGGAAGTCTGGTGTATTCCTAAATGCTAGTGGGGAAAGAATCGATCCAAACTTCAGTAAGGGTGAAGTAGAAAGGGAACTAGGAGAATTTATAATGGTCTTTGCACCAATTAAAGATCGCTCAAATGTTGTCCTTGAAGTTGGAGAAGGCATCGAGGTCCCATTGATAGATAAGGAATAG